In Blastococcus saxobsidens DD2, the genomic stretch CGTACTGCGGTACGAACACCACCACCAGCTCCCGCGGGCTGTCGCGGCGGATCCCCTTCACGTAGTCGAGCACCGGGCGGGGGACGTCCCGGTACGGCGACTCGAGGACGGTCAGCGGCACCGGGATGTCGAAGCGCTGCCAGTCGGCCTGCAGGGCGCGGGTCTCCTCGTCGTCGACGTTGACCGTCAGCGCGGTCAGCGCATCGGGGCGGGTGGCCCGCGCGAAGGCCAGCGCCCGCAGCGTGGGCTTGTGCACCTTCGAGACGAGCACGACGGCGTGCACCTTGCTGGGCAGCGTGCGCGAGTCGGCGTCAGGGACCAGCTGGTCGGCCACGTTGCAGTAGTGCCGGTTGATCGCCCTCATGAGGACGACGAGCACCGGCATGGAGGCGATCACCAGCCAGGCGCCGTTGGTGAACTTCGTGACGACGACGATCACCAGGACGATGCCGGTGAACGAGCCGCCCACGAGGTTGATCGCCTGGGACCAGCGCATCCGGGACCGGGCCGCGCGGTCCCGTGCGCCGCGCAGCTCCCGGTTCCAGTGCCGCACCATGCCCCACTGGCCGATCGTGAACGCGGTGAACACCCCGACGATGTAGAGCTGGATCAGCCGGCTGACCGAGGCGTCGAAGATCAGCACGAGAAGCGCGGCGAACCCGGCCAGCAGGAGGATGCCGTTGCTGTAGGCCAGCTTGTCGCCGCGGGTGTGCAGCTGGCGGGGCATGTAGCGGTCCTCGGCCAGGACGGAGCCCAGCAGCGGGAAGCCGTTGAACGCGGTGTTGGCCGCCAGCAGGAGGATCAGCGCGGTCGCGGCCTGCACCACGAAGAAGCCGACCGAGGAGCCGCCGAAGGTGGCCGCGGCCAGCTGGGCGATGACGGTCCGCTGCGGTTCGGTCGCGCAGTCGGCGAAGCCCACGAGGTCGCAGGCGTCCTCGGTGTAGGTGACACCGGCCACGACAGCCAGCGAGCTCACCCCGAGGAACATGACGGCCGCCAGCCCGCCCATCAGGGCCAGCGTGGCGGCCGCATTGCGGCTCTTCGGCGGGCGGAAGGCAGGCACGCCGTTGGCGATCGCCTCGACCCCGGTGAGGGCGGTGCAGCCCGAGGCGAAGGCCCGCAGGGCCAGGAGCACCAGCGCGAGCGCCCCCGCCTCCCCGTAGCCGGCGTCCGGGGTCACGGCGTAGCCGGCGCTTTCGGCCACGACATCGGCGGAGGTGAAGAAGTGCCGGACCAGACCGGTGCCGACCATGATCAGGATGGCGGTGACGAAGAGGTAGGTGGGGGCGGCGAACGCCCGCCCCGACTCGCGAACCCCGCGCAGGTTGGCCGCCGCCAGGACCGCGATCAGCAACAGCGCGATGAGCACCCGGTGGGCGTCGAGCGACGGGAACGCCGAGATGATGTTGTCGGTGCCGGCCGCGACCGACACCGCGACGGTCAGCACGTAGTCGATGAGCAGCGCGCTGGCCACGACCAGCCCGGCGAACGGGCCGTGGTTGCGCCGGGCGACCTCGTAGTCACCACCGCCGGAGGGGTAGGCGCGCACCACCTGGCGGTAGGACAGCACCAGGATGGCCAGGAGCAGGACCACCCCGGCCGCCAGCCACGGGGTGAGGTACAGGTACGCGGTGCCGGCGAGGGTCAGGACGATGAGGATCTCCTGCGTGGCGTAGGCCACGGAGGAGAGCGGGTCGCTGGAGAAGATCGGCAGCGCGAGCCGCTTGGGGAGCAGCGACTCCCCGGCGCGGTCGCTGCGGACCGGGCGGCCGAGGACGAGTCGCTTCGGTAGTTGTCCGAGGTCGGACAGGGTTGGCACGGCGGCGATGGTACGGACGCCGGGGCCGCCGGAGGGGGTGACCCGGCCCACCCCGCCCCGACGGGGGGAAGCGGGACGCCCACGGGTTCGCGGGGTCCGCGCGGGTGTAGCTTCGCGGCCGGAATGCGCGGGCGGACGACGCCCGCGCGACCGGATCTGCGGGGAGTGACACGTGCACGTGGTCGTGATGGGCTGCGGCCGCGTCGGCTCGGCCATCGCCCGGCGCCTGGAACAGATCGGCCACAGCGTCGCGGTGATCGACCAGGATCCCGAGGCCTTCCGGCGGCTCGGCCCCGACTTCAGCGGCCGGCAGGTCACGGGGCTGGGATTCGACCGGCAGACGCTGCTCGACGCCGGCATCGACTCCGCCGGCGCGTTCGCCGCGGTCAGCAGCGGCGACAACTCCAACATCATCTCCGCCCGGGTGGCGCGGGAGACCTTCGGCGTCCAGCACGTCGTGGCCCGCATCTACGACTCGAAGCGGGCCGAGGTCTACGAGCGCATGGGGATCCCGAGCGTGGCGACCGTCCCGTGGACGGTGAACCGGCTCCTGCGCGAGCTGCTGTCGGTCAAGGTCAGCGAGCTGTGGCGGGAACCGACCGGGAAGGTGCTGCTCATGCGGGTCACCGTCACCGAGGGCTGGGTCGGCCGGAAGCTGGCCGCCCTCGAGGCAGCCACCGGCGCGCGCGCCGCCTGGCTGGTCCGGTTCGGCGAGGCGCAGCTGCCCACGCCCACCACGGTCCTGCAGGACGGCGACCAGCTCGTCGTCGCGGCCACCGACGACCTCACCGCCCGCGTGGACGAGGTCATCGACCGCGGTCCCCAGGGGAGCGAGCACTGATGCGCGTCGCCATCGTCGGGGCCGGTGCCGTCGGGCGGTCCATCGCCGGCGAGCTGCTGGAGAACGGCCACACCGTCATGCTGATCGAGAAGGACGGCCGCAAGGTCCGCACCCGTTCGGTCCCCGGTGCGGAGTGGGTGCAGGCCGACGCCTGCGAGGTCTCCTCCCTGGAGGAGGCCCAGCTGGCCACCTGCGACGTCGTCGTCGCCGCGACCGGGGACGACAAGGCCAACCTGGTCGTCTCCCTGCTGGCCAAGACGGAGTTCGCCGTCAACCGCGTCGTCGCCCGGGTGAAGGACCCGCGCAACGAGTGGCTCTACACCGAGGCATGGGGTGTCGACGTCGCCGTCTCGACCCCGCGGGTCCTGGCCGCACTGGTCGAGGAGGCGGTGACCGTGGGCGACGTCGTCCGCCTCATGAGCTTCCGCAAGGGCGCGGCCAACCTGGTGGAGATCACCCTCGGGGACGACACCCCGTGGGTCGGCCACCCGCTGCGCGAGGTGCCGCTGCCCCGCGAGACGGTCCTGACCGCGATCCTCCGCGGCGACCGGGTGGTCACCCCGTCGCCGGACGAGCCGCTGGAGAGCGGGGACGAGCTGCTGTTCGTCTCGCACGGCGAGACCGAGGAGGAACTGCAGTACGTGTTCGCCCCCGGCGGTCCGGGCAGCGCCGGAGCCTGAAGGCCCCGTCCGGAGGCTCGCCCCGAGCATGCGAGGGGTGCGGAGGACGGGGTCCTTCTTCAGACGGCAGGGTCGTCCACCGACGGCGCGCGGTGGCGGTGCAGCCGGGAGACGGCCCACAGGGTGACCAGGAGCGCGACCGCGGTCACCGGGAGGCCGAGCGCGATCGAGGCCACGCCGAGCAGGTCCTCCTCGTCCGCCAGGTACAGCGGGCCCAGCACCGCGACCCGCAGGAGGAAGGTCCCGGCCCACAGGACGGTCAGCCAGGAGTAGGCACGGACCATCCGCCGGTCCTCGCGCCAGTGCCGCTCCGGCGCCGGGTCGGCGCTGCGCGGCCGGCCGCCGCCATCGGCGGGCGCGTCGACCGGTGCCGCGGTACCACCCTTGCCGCGCAGACCGGCAACCCCACCGGCGGCCAGGCCGCCGAGGTGGCTGGGCGCCAGGAACTCGGCGACCACCCCGACCAGCGGCCAGCGCACCAGCACCGAGACGAGCAGCACCACGCCGATGCCGGCGTTGCGGATGATGCCCGGGGCGTAGAAGTTGCGGGCCTCCCCCGACGCCGCGGCGATCGCCACGGCGATGGCGACCCCGAGCAGGCCGCTGACCGCCTGCTGGGTGCTCTCCCGGCGGACCAGCCGCAGGATGAAGACCAGCACCGCGGCACCCACCGCCGCCCAGATGCCGGCCCGCAGCCCGCCGATGCCGTTGGCCACCACGAAGGTGAGCGTGGGGAGGGTGACGTCGACCATGCCGCGCCAGCCGCCGAGCTGGCCGAGCAGCTCCTCGCGGTCGAACATCGATCGGGGCGCGTCCGCACCGGCGTCCGTCCGGTGGCCCTGCTCGTCACCGGCCGGCGGACCTGCTGCGGTCACCCTCGTCCCCCCTGTTCGACGATCTCCGGCCCGCCGGCGGCGGGAGCTACCCGACGTGCCCGGGTCAGCCGGAACAGAGCTCGTACCAAGGGTTGTAGATGACCTGGCGGCCGTCGAAGGCGGCGAACCGGCCTCGCGCGGTCAGCGACCGCCCGGGCTCGATCCCCGGGATCCGGCGCCGCCCCAGCCACACCAACGTCACCGAACCGGAGCCGTCGAACAGCTCGGCCTCCAGCGTCGGCACGGTCTCCCGCGGGGTGTAGACGACCGACTTCAGCCGTCCGGTCACCGTGACCACCGCACCCTTGCGGCAGGAACTGACCGACTCGCAGCCGGCACTGGCCGTGTCGGCCCGCAGCTGCTGGGCGTCGATGGTGTGGTCGTCGGCGGTGAGTCGCTGCAGCGTGCGCGACCACCAGCCCGCCGATCGGGTCTCCGTCACGACGACCAGCGTAGTGCGGTGCGCCGCGCAGGCGGCCGCGGACCGGTGTCGGCTGCGTCGCGTCGACTCAGCCGGCGTCGGGACCCGCGCCACCGGCCGGCGGCTGCGCCTGCTGCTGGGCCGCCTGGCGCTGCGCCGCCTGCTGCTCCTGCGTCGCCTGCCGGGCCACCTGCTGCGCGGCCAACTGCGCCGCGGCCTGCGCCGGAAGGGCGAGCGGGAGCGGCTCGCGGACCGGCATGGGCTCGCTCCCCCGGACGACGACGATGCCCCGGAACGCCGTCTCCAGCGCCGCGGCCTCCGCCTCGCCGCCCTCGGCGACCGAGCCGCTGAGCAGCCCCCGGAGGAACCAGCGGGGGCCGTCGATGCCGAGGAAGCGGGCCGGCCGCCGGACCGGCTGCGCGGCCGGTTGCCCGGGCTGCGGTGGCAGCGCAGCGACGACGGTCCCGGCCAGCTCGATGCCGAACGGCCCCTCGACCTCGCGCAGGGACGCTCCCTGCCCGGAGGCCGTGCGCGCCAGGTCGGCGCGGACGTCGTCCCAGATCCCGGCCGCCCGCGGCGCCGCGAACGCCGCGACCTGCAGCAGGGAACCGCCGTGCCGGAGGGTGGCGCCGATGACCTTCTGCTGCTGGTTGAGCTCCACCCGCAGGTCCATGCCCGGCAGCGCGGGCAGCCGGATCGCGCCGAGGTCGATGCGGGTCACGCCGTCGTCCGGGGCGTCCGCCTCGTCCCAGGGTCCGGTCGTCTCCGGGATGTCACGGACCCGCTGCTGCGCCTCCGGCGGGACCCCGCGCTCCCGCAGGCTCCGGTCGATCCGATTGCGGCGCCGTCCGAACGGCATGTCAGTTCCGCCCCTCGAGTGCTGGAGTGTCGCCGGATCCGGGCGCCGCCGCCCGGTACCCGCCGGTGGAGCCGTGCCCACCCGCACCGCGCTCGCTGGCCGGCAGCTCGGCCACCGGCACGAAGCGCGCCCGGGCCACCGGCTGGACGACCAGCTGGGCGATGCGGTCGCCGCGGGACAGCCGCAGCGGCGTGGTCGGGTCCAGGTTGATGAGGTTGACCTTGATCTCGCCCCGGTACCCCGCATCGATGGTCCCCGGCGCGTTCACCATGCTCAGGCCCAGCCGGTGGGCCAGCCCCGAGCGGGGGTGGACGAAGCCGGCATAGCCCTCGGGGATGGCCACGGCGACCCCGGTACCGACCAGCCGCCGCTCGAACGGGGCGAGCTCGACGTCCTCGGCCGCGGTCAGGTCGGCGCCGGCATCCCCGGCCACCGCATAGCGCGGGACCGCACCGTCGGGCACGGCCAGCAGGACCGGCACGTCGAGCTCGGCGGAGGGTTCGGGCACGACCGCGACCCTATAAGGACCACACTGCGCCCCACCGCGCGCACGCTCGCGGCCGGCTCCTGCAGGGAGGCCGGGGAGCCCGCCCTCAGGCCGGTGGCCGGCGCAGATCGGCCAGGATGCGGCGGGCGAGCGACTCGGTGGCCCGGCGGTTGCCGCGGCTGGACAGCGCGGCGCCCACTAGCACCGAGGCGACCGACGGCACCGCGCCGGCGAGCCGCCGGGTCATCCGGCGGCGCAGGGCCCGCAGGCCCGCGGTACCCAGCAGCGACCCCAGGTCCGCCCCCGGCGTACCGACGACGGCGCGCTGGTCGGACCAGCTGCGCAGATAGGCCTGCGCCCGCTCGGCCACGTCGCCGCACGCCGGCCGGCCGTGCAGCTCGTGCAGCTCCCCGATGAGGACGACCTCGACGGCGGCGACGAGGACCGTCTCCGCGCCGAGCTCCAGCGGGACGGCGAGCAGGGACGCCGGCGCGAACCAGTGCGCCGCGGACAACCCCCCGGTGGCGGCGCCGATCCCGGAGGTGACCCGGGCGGCGCGCTGGACCAGCGCCTCGGCGATCTCGGCGTCGGTCGCCCCGGGGTGGGCCGCCCGGATCCGGGTGCCGTCGCGGATCGGGAGCCGGGGCACCGCGGCGGCGAGCAGGTCGCCGAGCAGCGCACCCGGCTTGCGGTCCTCGCCGACCCCCGTGCGACCGGTGTCCGCCGGCCGCGCGCCGGGTGCTCCGTCGGCCCCGGACCCGCTGCCGAAGGCGCCGGCCACCGCGCCTGCGACGGCCCCCACGACGTCCCGCAGCCCGCTGCCCGCGGACTTCTGGGCGCCCGTCCTCTCCGCCCCCGTGCCCGCCAGGCCGGCGACCGCCTCGGCGACCGCCCGGCCGGCGCGCGCCAGCGGGCCGTCCTCGGCCCCGGTCGGCGTCGGCGGAGCCGGCACCGGCCGCGGGGCCGGAACGTCACGCGGCGCACCGGTCCGCGGGCCTCCGGTCATCGGTCGTCCCTCCTCAGCCGGCTCCCCCGCAGGGTTCCGCCGCGAGCCTGCGCGTGGCGGGGGTCAGGGGGCGGCTCAGGCGCAGTCGCGGCAGAACACCTGGTTCCCACGGGTGGCGGCCAGCCGGCTGCGGTGCTGCACCAGGAAGCAGCGCGAGCAGGTGAACTCGTCCTCCTGCTTGGGCAGGACCCGGACGGTCAGCTCCTCGTTCGAGAGGTCGGCGCCCGGCAGCTCCAGGTTCTCGTTGAAGTCGGTCTCGTCGACGTCGACCGACGCCGACTGGGCCTCGGCCCGGCGTGCCTTGAGCTCCTCGAGCGAGTCCTCTCCCAGCTCGTCGGTCTCGTTGCGGCGCGGGGCGTCGTAGTCGGTGGCCATGGGTGTGCCCCTCCTCCGGGGTCGTCGCGGGCGTCGTGCCCGCTCGTCTGACGCGGCGCGGGGTGCGCGCCGTCGTCCTGGGCCGGTCGCCGGTGGGCGATCGGTGGTCGGTGTGGGAGCAGCCCGCTGCCGGGGCGCCCGTCCACGTCTCACCGGCTCCTCCTCGCGGTGAAGCCGGCAGGCCCCCCAACGCCGTCCGGCACCGATTTGTGCCCGCCTCCGGACAGGTGACACATCGGGCACCGGGAACGGTCGGGTGGGCTGGGGAGCGCCAGAGGTTACCCTGCCGCCGTGGCGACTTCTCCGGGTGCCGATCCAGCCGTCGTCGGCCCGTATCTGGCCGCTGTGCTGAGGCACGAGCGCTGGCGATCGGTGACCGTCGAACTGATCGCGGCAGGCATGTCCAACCTCACCTACGTGGTGACGCCGGAAGGCGGTCCGCCCGACGATGCGGTGATCCTCCGCCGACCCCCGACCGGCGCGGTGCTGGCCACCGCGCACGACATGGCGCGGGAGCACCGGGTGATCTCCGCACTCGGGCCGACGCCCGTGCCGGTGCCCCGGACCCTGCACCTGTGCACGGACCCCGCGGTGCTCGGCGCACCGTTCTACGTGATGGAGCGGGTCGCCGGGGTGCACGTCGCGCGGGACCTCCCGGCCGGGTACGCCGACTCCCCCGCCGAGCGCCGGGCGATCGGCGACGCGCTCGTCGACACGCTGGGCGACCTGCACGCGGTGGACCCCGCCGCCGTGGGGCTGGCCGACTTCGGCCGGCCGGAGGGCTTCGTGGCCCGCCAGGTCCGCCGCTGGACGACGCAGTGGGAGGCGACCCGCGACCGCGACCGCCCCGACCTCGACGCGCTGGCGGCCCGGCTGGCCGCGACGGTGCCGGTCACCCAGCGGCCCGGGATCACGCACGGCGACTACCGGCTGGACAACTGCCTGCTCGACCCGGCCGCTCCCGGCCGGATCGCCGCGGTCCTCGACTGGGAGATGTCCACCCTCGGCGACCCGCTCACCGATCTCGGGATGATGCTCGTCTACTGGCCCGAGGCCGGCGAGAACCGTCCCTCCTCGCAGAGCCCGGTGACCACCCTGCCCGGCTTCCCCACCAGGCGGGAGGTGGCCGATCGCTACGCGGCGCGCACCGGGACCGACCTGTCGGCCCTGAACTGGTACGTGGCGTTCGGCTTCTTCAAGTTCGCCGCGATCATCGCGGGCATCCTGGCCCGCTCGGCGGCCGGGGCGATGGCGGGCAAGGACACCAGCGGCTACGCGGAACGCATCGACCCGTGCGTGGAGCTGGGACGCGCCGCGCTGGAGGACGGTTCGATCTAGGCCGCCCCGCGGCCCCTAAGCTCGGACCGACAGCCGCCCGCACCAGGACGTAGGCGCCCGCACCCTCCGCGCCGCGCCCCGCAACCCGCGAGGAGTCACCGTGACCGAGCGCTCCGTGCGCCCTGCGGTGCGCCCACGCAGCGGGCGGCGCCCGCTGCCGCCGCTCATCTTCCTGCTGGTGCTGGCGCTGGCGGCCGGGGCCGTGTGGTGGACGGTCATCCAGGAGGACCGGGCGCAGCGGGCCGAGGCGGCGCAGGCGTGTGAATCCGCGGAGGAGGCGCCGCCGCAGCTGGATCCCGCCACCGTCTCGGTGCGCGTCTTCAACGCCACCGACACCGGCGGGCTGGCCCAGAGCGTCGCCGAGGACCTGCGGGCGCGCGGATTCACCGTCGGGGAGGTCGCCAACGACCCGACCGACCGGCAGGTCGAGGGAGTGGGCGAGGTCCGGTACGGCCCCCGCGGCCGGGACGCCGCCCGGTTCCTCGCGGTCTTCGTGCCCGGGGCGGGCACGTACCGCGACACCCGGGCAGACGCGGTGGTGGACATCGTCCTCGGGCCGGAGTTCGTCTTCCCGGACAGCATGGCCACGCCGGAGGAGGTCGCCGCGGCGTTCACGCCTGCGGAGGAGGAGGCGGACACCGCCTGCTGAGAGCGTCGCCTCAGCGGTGCAGCTCGGCCAGCAGGTCGAGGAAGGGGCCGGCCACGGAGGGGGCCACCGCGATCACCATCGGGTCGCCCACCGGGCCGCCGGACAGGCCGGTGACGACCGCCCCGGCCTCCGCGGCCACCAGCGCGCCCGCCGCGTGGTCCCACGGGTTGAGGTCCAGCTCGTAGTAGGCGTCGACCCGCCCTGCGGCCACGGCGCAGAGGTCCAGGGCGGCACTGCCGAACCGCCGGATGTCACGCACCTGCGGGAGCAGCCGTGCCACGACCGCTCCCTGGGCGCGCCGCTGCTCCACCCGGTACCCGAAGCCGGTGGCGACCAACGTCCGGTCCAGTGCCCCCGGGCGGTTGACCGTGAGCCGGCGCACCGGCCGACCGGGCGACGCCAGCTCCGCCCCCCCGCCGGCCGTCGCGCTGAAGAGGCCCCCGGTGGCCACGTCGAGCACGACCCCGGCGGTCACCACGCCGTCGACCTCCGCAGCGACGGACACCGCGTAGGCGGGGACGTCGTAGAGGTAGTTCACCGTCCCGTCGATCGGGTCCACGATCCAGCGGACCCCGCTGGTCCCGTCCCGGGCGGCGCCCTCCTCCCCCAGCACCCCGTCGTCCGGGCGGGCCTCCAGCAGACGCCGCACCAGGAGCTCCTCGCTCGCCGCGTCCACCGCCGTCACGACGTCGACCGGGCTCGACTTGGTGGTCACGTGCCGGGCTGCGGTGTCGCGGCCACGGGCCACGAGGGCCCCCGCCTCCCGGGCGGCCGAGACGGCGAGCTCCAGCAGCGCACGCGGGTCCGGAGAAGCCGGGGTGGCGGCACGGGGCGGGGTCACGACGCCGATCCTGCCGCAGCGGTGACCACGCCGTGGACGCGATCACTAACCTGTCCGTGTGCAGGGCTTCGGGGTGGACATCGGCGGCAGCGGCATCAAGGGGTGCCTGGTCGACCTGAACCAGGGCCGGCTCGTCGGCGAACGGCAGCGGATCGAGACACCGCAGCCCTCGCTGCCGGAACCGGTGTACGACGTCGTGGCCCGGATCGTCGGCGCCTTCGAGTGGGCCGGCCGGGTCGGCGTCACGTTTCCCGGGGTGATGAAGGCCGGGGTGGCGCACACGGCGGCCAACGTGGACAAGAGCTGGCTGGGCACCGACGTGGACTCGGGTCTCAGCAGCCGCATCCCCGGCTCGGTGGAGACGCTCAACGACGCCGACGCCGCCGGGCTGGCCGAGATGCGCTACGGCGCCGGCCGTGACCGGGGCGGCGTCGTGCTGATGCTCACATTCGGCACCGGCATCGGCAGCGCGCTGTTCGTCGACGGGCGGCTGGTGCCCAACACCGAGTTCGGCCACATCCAGGTCGACGGCGAGGACGGCGAGCGGCGGGCGTCGGCGGCCGCCCGTGAGCGCGAGGAACTCACCTACCCCGAGTGGGCGAAGCGCGTCGACCGGTACCTGGACGTCCTGGAGGCAGGCCTCTGGCCGGATCTGATCATCGTCGGCGGCGGGGTGAGCAAGAAGGCGCACAAGTGGGTGCCGTTGCTGTCCACCCGCACCCCCGTGGTGCCGGCCGAGCTGCAGAACGACGCCGGGATCGTGGGCGCCGCACTGGCCGCCGCGGAACGCCCCGAGCGCTGAGCCGACCGGTTCCGCCCCGTCCGAGCGAGGGCCTCGGATCCGAGGCGCTGGTTTCGCCCGCAGACGCCGTTACAATGGTGACGCCCCAGCCCGTCGCCCTCCAGCCGGGAGGGATTCCCCCGTCCCGATCGCGGTCAAACGCCGCGCCGGTCCGCGGGTCCTCCGGTCCTCGAGAGCCCAGGCGGAGCCGCTGCCCGCGGACCACACGGTCCCCGGGGAACGAACCCAGTACGGGAAGGAACCTGAGTGCCCGCCGATCAGCCAGCACCGGAAGCAGCCGTAGCGAGCACCCCGCGCGCCAGGACGGCCGCAGCCGGGACCCGTGCCGGCACCGAGAAGACGGCCGCTGAGCCGGCCGCCGGCCGGAAGAAGGCGCCGGCCAAGACCCCGGCCACCAAGACACCGGCCAAGGGGCGCGCCAAGCCGACGATCACCCCGTCGCCGGGTGCCGGTGAGGGCACGGTCCTCACCGCCGTGGCCACCGAGGACTCCGCGGTCGCCGTGGTCGACGCCGGCTCGGAGGGCCTCAAGCTCGACGAGACGGTCGTGACCGGCAAGGACGGCGTCGAGGTCGCCGCCGCCGAGGAGGAGACCGCCGAGGGCGGCACCGACTTCGAGTGGGACGACGAGGAGGAGTCCGAGGCGCTGCGGCAGGCCCGCAAGGACGCCGAGCTCACCGCGTCGGCGGACTCCGTCCGCGCCTACCTCAAGCAGATCGGCAAGGTCGCCCTCCTCAACGCCGAGGAGGAGGTCGACCTCGCCAAGCGCATCGAGGCCGGGCTCTACGGCTCCGAGCGGCTGCGCCAGGTCGAGGAGGAGGGCCAGAAGATCTCGCCGCAGATGCGCCGGGACCTCAACTGGATCGTCCGCGACGGCGAGCGCGCCAAGAACCACCTGCTCGAGGCCAACCTGCGCCTCGTGGTCTCCCTCGCCAAGCGCTACACCGGCCGCGGCATGGCATTCCTGGACCTCATCCAGGAGGGCAACCTCGGGCTGATCCGCGCGGTCGAGAAGTTCGACTACACCAAGGGCTACAAGTTCTCCACCTACGCGACGTGGTGGATCCGGCAGGCCATCACCCGCGCCATGGCCGACCAGGCCCGCACCATCCGCATCCCGGTGCACATGGTCGAGGTCATCAACAAGCTCGGCCGCATCCAGCGCGAGCTGCTCCAGGACCTGGGCCGCGAGCCCACCCCGGAGGAGCTGGCCAAGGAGATGGACATCACCCCGGACAAGGTGCTGGAGATCCAGCAGTACGCCCGGGAGCCGATCAGCCTCGACCAGACCATCGGCGACGAGGGCGACAGCCAGCTCGGTGACTTCATCGAGGACTCCGAGGCGGTGGTGGCCGTCGACGCGGTCAGCTTCACGCTGATGCAGGACCAGCTGACCAGCGTGCTGCAGACCCTCTCCGAGCGGGAGGCCGGCGTCGTCCGGCTGCGGTTCGGGCTCACCGACGGCCAGCCGCGCACGCTGGACGAGATCGG encodes the following:
- a CDS encoding OB-fold nucleic acid binding domain-containing protein, whose product is MTETRSAGWWSRTLQRLTADDHTIDAQQLRADTASAGCESVSSCRKGAVVTVTGRLKSVVYTPRETVPTLEAELFDGSGSVTLVWLGRRRIPGIEPGRSLTARGRFAAFDGRQVIYNPWYELCSG
- a CDS encoding potassium channel family protein, which gives rise to MRVAIVGAGAVGRSIAGELLENGHTVMLIEKDGRKVRTRSVPGAEWVQADACEVSSLEEAQLATCDVVVAATGDDKANLVVSLLAKTEFAVNRVVARVKDPRNEWLYTEAWGVDVAVSTPRVLAALVEEAVTVGDVVRLMSFRKGAANLVEITLGDDTPWVGHPLREVPLPRETVLTAILRGDRVVTPSPDEPLESGDELLFVSHGETEEELQYVFAPGGPGSAGA
- a CDS encoding potassium channel family protein, giving the protein MHVVVMGCGRVGSAIARRLEQIGHSVAVIDQDPEAFRRLGPDFSGRQVTGLGFDRQTLLDAGIDSAGAFAAVSSGDNSNIISARVARETFGVQHVVARIYDSKRAEVYERMGIPSVATVPWTVNRLLRELLSVKVSELWREPTGKVLLMRVTVTEGWVGRKLAALEAATGARAAWLVRFGEAQLPTPTTVLQDGDQLVVAATDDLTARVDEVIDRGPQGSEH
- a CDS encoding LytR C-terminal domain-containing protein, with translation MTERSVRPAVRPRSGRRPLPPLIFLLVLALAAGAVWWTVIQEDRAQRAEAAQACESAEEAPPQLDPATVSVRVFNATDTGGLAQSVAEDLRARGFTVGEVANDPTDRQVEGVGEVRYGPRGRDAARFLAVFVPGAGTYRDTRADAVVDIVLGPEFVFPDSMATPEEVAAAFTPAEEEADTAC
- a CDS encoding phosphotransferase family protein, giving the protein MATSPGADPAVVGPYLAAVLRHERWRSVTVELIAAGMSNLTYVVTPEGGPPDDAVILRRPPTGAVLATAHDMAREHRVISALGPTPVPVPRTLHLCTDPAVLGAPFYVMERVAGVHVARDLPAGYADSPAERRAIGDALVDTLGDLHAVDPAAVGLADFGRPEGFVARQVRRWTTQWEATRDRDRPDLDALAARLAATVPVTQRPGITHGDYRLDNCLLDPAAPGRIAAVLDWEMSTLGDPLTDLGMMLVYWPEAGENRPSSQSPVTTLPGFPTRREVADRYAARTGTDLSALNWYVAFGFFKFAAIIAGILARSAAGAMAGKDTSGYAERIDPCVELGRAALEDGSI
- the dut gene encoding dUTP diphosphatase — translated: MPEPSAELDVPVLLAVPDGAVPRYAVAGDAGADLTAAEDVELAPFERRLVGTGVAVAIPEGYAGFVHPRSGLAHRLGLSMVNAPGTIDAGYRGEIKVNLINLDPTTPLRLSRGDRIAQLVVQPVARARFVPVAELPASERGAGGHGSTGGYRAAAPGSGDTPALEGRN
- a CDS encoding DUF4193 domain-containing protein: MATDYDAPRRNETDELGEDSLEELKARRAEAQSASVDVDETDFNENLELPGADLSNEELTVRVLPKQEDEFTCSRCFLVQHRSRLAATRGNQVFCRDCA
- a CDS encoding DUF3159 domain-containing protein, producing the protein MTAAGPPAGDEQGHRTDAGADAPRSMFDREELLGQLGGWRGMVDVTLPTLTFVVANGIGGLRAGIWAAVGAAVLVFILRLVRRESTQQAVSGLLGVAIAVAIAAASGEARNFYAPGIIRNAGIGVVLLVSVLVRWPLVGVVAEFLAPSHLGGLAAGGVAGLRGKGGTAAPVDAPADGGGRPRSADPAPERHWREDRRMVRAYSWLTVLWAGTFLLRVAVLGPLYLADEEDLLGVASIALGLPVTAVALLVTLWAVSRLHRHRAPSVDDPAV
- a CDS encoding DUF3710 domain-containing protein, coding for MPFGRRRNRIDRSLRERGVPPEAQQRVRDIPETTGPWDEADAPDDGVTRIDLGAIRLPALPGMDLRVELNQQQKVIGATLRHGGSLLQVAAFAAPRAAGIWDDVRADLARTASGQGASLREVEGPFGIELAGTVVAALPPQPGQPAAQPVRRPARFLGIDGPRWFLRGLLSGSVAEGGEAEAAALETAFRGIVVVRGSEPMPVREPLPLALPAQAAAQLAAQQVARQATQEQQAAQRQAAQQQAQPPAGGAGPDAG
- a CDS encoding APC family permease, with the translated sequence MPTLSDLGQLPKRLVLGRPVRSDRAGESLLPKRLALPIFSSDPLSSVAYATQEILIVLTLAGTAYLYLTPWLAAGVVLLLAILVLSYRQVVRAYPSGGGDYEVARRNHGPFAGLVVASALLIDYVLTVAVSVAAGTDNIISAFPSLDAHRVLIALLLIAVLAAANLRGVRESGRAFAAPTYLFVTAILIMVGTGLVRHFFTSADVVAESAGYAVTPDAGYGEAGALALVLLALRAFASGCTALTGVEAIANGVPAFRPPKSRNAAATLALMGGLAAVMFLGVSSLAVVAGVTYTEDACDLVGFADCATEPQRTVIAQLAAATFGGSSVGFFVVQAATALILLLAANTAFNGFPLLGSVLAEDRYMPRQLHTRGDKLAYSNGILLLAGFAALLVLIFDASVSRLIQLYIVGVFTAFTIGQWGMVRHWNRELRGARDRAARSRMRWSQAINLVGGSFTGIVLVIVVVTKFTNGAWLVIASMPVLVVLMRAINRHYCNVADQLVPDADSRTLPSKVHAVVLVSKVHKPTLRALAFARATRPDALTALTVNVDDEETRALQADWQRFDIPVPLTVLESPYRDVPRPVLDYVKGIRRDSPRELVVVFVPQYVVGHWWENILHNQTALRLRARLQFQPGVMITTVPWQLESTAGHEDDERRDGPAPGDLRRGLTDDPVDVSPYG
- a CDS encoding inositol monophosphatase family protein; this encodes MTPPRAATPASPDPRALLELAVSAAREAGALVARGRDTAARHVTTKSSPVDVVTAVDAASEELLVRRLLEARPDDGVLGEEGAARDGTSGVRWIVDPIDGTVNYLYDVPAYAVSVAAEVDGVVTAGVVLDVATGGLFSATAGGGAELASPGRPVRRLTVNRPGALDRTLVATGFGYRVEQRRAQGAVVARLLPQVRDIRRFGSAALDLCAVAAGRVDAYYELDLNPWDHAAGALVAAEAGAVVTGLSGGPVGDPMVIAVAPSVAGPFLDLLAELHR